A genomic stretch from Leptotrichia sp. HSP-536 includes:
- the ylxM gene encoding YlxM family DNA-binding protein, whose amino-acid sequence MDKLDDFLKYSVLFSYYGELFPKKKKQYLELYLEENSSLSEIAEQFGVTRQAVFDNIKKGVKKLDEYENKLGIFEKERELKKKLEYLKKNFTKENLEKILEDFEYTE is encoded by the coding sequence ATGGATAAATTAGATGACTTTCTAAAGTATTCGGTACTTTTTTCATATTATGGAGAACTTTTTCCAAAAAAGAAAAAACAGTATCTGGAACTTTATCTGGAAGAAAATAGTTCACTTTCAGAAATTGCGGAACAATTTGGAGTTACGAGACAGGCTGTATTTGATAATATTAAAAAAGGGGTCAAAAAGCTGGATGAATATGAAAATAAGCTTGGAATATTCGAGAAGGAACGCGAATTGAAAAAAAAATTAGAGTATTTGAAGAAAAATTTTACGAAGGAAAATTTGGAAAAAATATTAGAAGATTTTGAATATACAGAATAA